A portion of the Clostridium gelidum genome contains these proteins:
- a CDS encoding RNA-binding S4 domain-containing protein: MNKIKINTEIIKLDAFLKWAAIVSSGSEAKLYIQDGLVKVNNEICIQRGKKLKVGDIVNFKDSDFEIV, translated from the coding sequence ATGAATAAAATAAAAATTAATACTGAAATTATAAAATTAGATGCTTTTCTAAAGTGGGCTGCTATTGTTAGTTCAGGTTCGGAAGCTAAACTTTACATACAAGATGGATTAGTGAAAGTTAATAATGAAATTTGCATTCAACGAGGAAAAAAATTAAAAGTTGGAGATATTGTAAATTTCAAAGATTCAGATTTTGAAATAGTATAG
- the recF gene encoding DNA replication/repair protein RecF (All proteins in this family for which functions are known are DNA-binding proteins that assist the filamentation of RecA onto DNA for the initiation of recombination or recombinational repair.) — MYIKNMMLINYRNYEKLTIELGKNVNVFIGDNAQGKTNIVESIYYGAFAKSHRTSKDKELISWNKDMAYISLFIAKSRLDKKIDINILRDGKKAIKVNNIKVKKIGELFGTFNVVMFSPEDLKVIKEAPNLRRRLLDMELSQVNSKYYFNLVQYNKVLNERNILLKSRNFNSDVLEVYDIQLIEYADYIISKRLEYIDRINFYGNVIHNEITSGKEKIEFKYNSAVNLNDYKRNYLRKLQDNILRDRERGLTSVGPHRDDFNIFINDIDTKIFGSQGQQRTAILTMKFSSLKIIKEITGEYPVLLLDDVLSELDLSRKRYILSTIKDIQTVITCTGIDDLEDYLDSKAKIFNVSNGQILN, encoded by the coding sequence ATGTATATTAAAAATATGATGTTGATTAATTATAGAAATTATGAAAAATTAACAATAGAATTAGGTAAAAATGTAAATGTATTTATAGGAGATAATGCTCAAGGTAAAACTAATATCGTTGAATCAATTTACTATGGTGCCTTTGCAAAGTCACATAGAACTTCAAAAGATAAAGAATTAATAAGTTGGAATAAGGATATGGCTTATATAAGCTTATTTATTGCAAAAAGTAGACTAGATAAAAAAATAGATATAAATATTTTAAGAGATGGAAAAAAGGCTATTAAAGTAAATAATATTAAAGTAAAAAAAATAGGAGAACTATTTGGAACATTCAATGTGGTTATGTTTTCACCAGAAGACTTAAAAGTTATTAAGGAAGCTCCTAACTTAAGAAGAAGATTGCTAGATATGGAATTATCTCAAGTAAATTCAAAATATTACTTTAATTTAGTTCAATATAATAAAGTCCTAAATGAAAGGAATATTCTATTAAAAAGTAGAAATTTCAATTCGGATGTGTTAGAAGTATATGATATACAATTAATTGAATATGCTGATTATATTATCTCAAAACGGTTAGAATATATAGATAGAATAAACTTTTATGGAAATGTAATCCACAATGAAATAACATCTGGTAAAGAAAAAATTGAGTTTAAATATAATAGTGCTGTTAATTTAAATGATTATAAACGTAATTATTTAAGGAAATTGCAAGACAATATTTTGAGAGATAGAGAAAGAGGATTAACTTCAGTAGGACCACACAGAGATGACTTTAATATTTTTATTAATGATATAGATACTAAGATATTTGGTTCTCAAGGACAGCAAAGGACAGCAATTTTAACTATGAAGTTTTCATCTCTAAAAATTATTAAAGAAATTACTGGAGAGTATCCTGTTTTATTATTAGACGATGTTCTTTCAGAACTTGATCTAAGTAGAAAAAGATACATATTGAGTACAATCAAAGATATACAGACAGTAATTACATGCACAGGAATTGATGATTTAGAAGATTATTTAGATAGTAAAGCTAAGATATTTAATGTATCGAATGGACAAATTTTAAATTGA
- the remB gene encoding extracellular matrix regulator RemB, with the protein MFLHLGENVVVPIKDIIGIFDLQNTMYSSDTIQFLRLAEEDGFVQRITEEQPKSFIIAEVNNKSKVYLSPISSTTLTKRTDIDYSS; encoded by the coding sequence GTGTTTTTGCATTTAGGTGAAAATGTTGTAGTTCCTATTAAAGACATTATTGGAATATTCGATTTACAAAATACAATGTATAGTTCTGATACAATACAATTTTTAAGATTAGCAGAAGAAGATGGATTTGTGCAAAGAATTACAGAAGAACAACCAAAATCTTTTATAATAGCGGAAGTTAATAATAAAAGTAAAGTATATCTTTCACCAATATCATCAACAACATTAACAAAAAGAACTGATATAGATTATAGTTCGTAA
- the gyrB gene encoding DNA topoisomerase (ATP-hydrolyzing) subunit B, with amino-acid sequence MEQNNREYDENQIQVLEGLEAVRKRPGMYIGSTSSRGLHHLVYEIVDNSIDEALAGYCDKIEIYINEDNSITAYDNGRGIPVGINAKMGKSSVEVIMTILHAGGKFGGGGYKVSGGLHGVGASVVNALSEECTVTVKREGHIWQQDYRRGKVVEDLKIIGDSDETGTKVYFKPDSEIFEEIIFDFEILAQRLRELAFLNKGIYIKLIDKRTEKEEVFHYEGGIKSFVSYLNRNKVSLHEEPMYIEGIKDNISVEIALQYNDGYTENIFSFANNIDTVEGGTHLVGFKTALTRVFNDYAKRFGYIKENDKNFTGDDVREGLTAVISIKIEEPQFEGQTKTKLGNSEVRGIVDSFVGENIGMFLEENPNMGRIIIDKALMAARARDAARKARELTRKSVLERSALPGKLADCSSKDPKECEIYIVEGDSAGGSAKQGRNRKFQAILPLRGKILNVEKQRLDRILNSDSIRNMITAFGGGIGKDFDVEKLRYNRIILMTDADVDGAHIRTLLLTFFYRYMKELIEDGHVFIAQPPLYKISKGKRDIYTYSDAELEKVLQEIGGKDNSTDIQRYKGLGEMNASQLWETTMDPENRILLKVNIEEAMLADEIFTILMGEKVEPRREFIEQNAKNVVNLDI; translated from the coding sequence TTGGAACAAAATAATAGAGAATATGATGAAAATCAGATACAAGTTCTTGAAGGATTAGAAGCAGTAAGAAAAAGACCAGGTATGTATATTGGAAGTACAAGTTCAAGAGGTCTTCATCATTTAGTTTATGAAATAGTTGATAATAGTATTGACGAGGCATTAGCTGGTTATTGTGATAAGATAGAAATTTATATTAACGAAGATAATTCAATTACAGCATATGATAATGGTAGAGGTATACCGGTAGGCATAAATGCTAAAATGGGAAAATCAAGCGTTGAAGTTATAATGACAATACTACATGCTGGAGGAAAATTCGGTGGTGGAGGATATAAAGTTTCAGGTGGATTACATGGAGTTGGTGCATCTGTAGTTAATGCTCTTTCAGAAGAATGTACTGTTACAGTAAAAAGGGAAGGTCACATTTGGCAACAAGATTATAGAAGAGGTAAAGTTGTTGAGGATCTTAAGATAATAGGTGACAGTGATGAAACTGGTACAAAGGTATATTTTAAACCAGATTCAGAAATATTTGAAGAGATAATATTTGATTTTGAAATTTTAGCTCAAAGGTTAAGAGAACTAGCATTTTTAAACAAAGGTATTTATATAAAGTTAATAGATAAAAGAACAGAAAAAGAAGAAGTATTTCACTATGAAGGTGGAATTAAATCATTTGTAAGTTACTTAAATAGAAATAAAGTATCTCTTCATGAAGAGCCAATGTATATAGAGGGGATAAAAGACAATATATCTGTTGAAATAGCATTGCAGTATAATGATGGATATACCGAAAATATTTTTTCATTTGCCAATAATATAGATACAGTTGAGGGTGGAACACACTTAGTTGGATTTAAAACAGCATTAACTAGAGTATTCAATGATTATGCTAAGAGATTTGGATATATAAAAGAAAATGATAAAAATTTTACTGGTGATGATGTAAGAGAAGGTCTTACAGCTGTAATATCTATTAAGATTGAAGAACCACAGTTTGAAGGGCAAACTAAGACAAAGCTAGGAAATAGTGAAGTTCGGGGAATTGTTGATTCATTTGTGGGAGAAAACATAGGTATGTTCTTAGAGGAAAATCCTAATATGGGTAGGATAATAATAGATAAGGCTTTAATGGCAGCTAGAGCTAGAGATGCAGCTAGAAAAGCAAGAGAATTAACAAGAAAATCAGTATTAGAGAGATCTGCATTACCTGGGAAATTAGCAGATTGTTCTTCAAAGGATCCTAAAGAATGTGAAATTTATATAGTCGAAGGTGATTCAGCGGGTGGATCTGCAAAACAAGGAAGAAATAGAAAATTCCAAGCTATTTTACCATTAAGAGGTAAAATACTAAATGTTGAAAAACAAAGATTAGATAGAATATTAAATTCAGATTCAATAAGAAATATGATTACTGCATTTGGTGGAGGAATAGGAAAAGATTTTGATGTTGAAAAGCTTAGATATAATAGAATTATACTTATGACAGATGCCGATGTTGATGGTGCTCACATAAGAACATTATTGTTAACATTCTTTTATAGATACATGAAAGAACTAATAGAAGATGGGCATGTGTTTATTGCACAACCACCATTATATAAGATTAGCAAAGGTAAAAGAGACATATATACTTATTCGGATGCTGAACTAGAAAAGGTATTACAAGAGATTGGTGGAAAAGATAATTCTACTGATATACAAAGATACAAAGGTCTTGGTGAAATGAATGCAAGTCAACTATGGGAAACAACAATGGATCCCGAGAATAGAATATTATTAAAGGTAAATATTGAGGAAGCAATGCTTGCTGATGAAATATTTACAATTTTAATGGGCGAAAAAGTTGAACCAAGAAGAGAATTTATAGAACAAAATGCTAAGAATGTTGTCAATTTAGATATTTAA